A stretch of the Thermoanaerobaculia bacterium genome encodes the following:
- a CDS encoding ATP-grasp domain-containing protein, protein MHVIFVEPKFPFNQREFVRGLAAVGARVTGIGERPWEAIDEELRGWMVGYEQVRSVVHEPSMLEAVRRVQAKAWVDRMEATVEAHILPAAKVREAAGIPGTTVQTAFLCRDKPAMKEALRQADVSCAQSRGVASPQELRMFAAEVGYPIILKPRAGAGAAGTQRVDNDRELESAIVDQGIDRGASVAAEEFIEGHEGFYDTISIGGRVVHEFISHYYPNVLEAMRTRWISPQIVTTNRVDAPGYNDLRRMGQKVIEALGITTSPTHMEWFFGPKGLKFSEIGCRPPGVGVWDLYAAANDFDIYREWAMAVVHGRPGQQTSRRYSAGMIALRPNRDGRISGYEGLEQVYQAYGDWIIDSHMPPPGSPTGGVEGGYMANAWIRMKHTDYDQLRRMLDLVGRTIKVLAQ, encoded by the coding sequence ATGCACGTCATCTTCGTGGAACCGAAGTTCCCTTTCAATCAGCGCGAGTTCGTGCGCGGACTCGCCGCCGTGGGCGCGCGGGTCACCGGAATCGGCGAGCGCCCCTGGGAGGCGATCGACGAGGAGTTGCGCGGCTGGATGGTCGGCTACGAGCAGGTGCGCTCGGTCGTGCACGAGCCCTCGATGCTCGAAGCGGTGCGGCGCGTGCAGGCGAAGGCCTGGGTGGATCGCATGGAAGCGACCGTCGAAGCCCACATCCTGCCGGCAGCCAAGGTCCGCGAAGCGGCCGGCATCCCGGGAACGACCGTGCAGACCGCCTTCCTCTGCCGCGACAAGCCGGCGATGAAGGAGGCGCTGCGACAGGCCGACGTCTCGTGCGCCCAGTCGCGCGGCGTCGCGAGCCCGCAGGAGCTGCGGATGTTCGCCGCCGAGGTCGGCTACCCGATCATCCTCAAGCCGCGCGCCGGCGCCGGCGCCGCCGGCACCCAGCGCGTCGACAACGATCGCGAGCTCGAGAGCGCCATCGTCGACCAGGGAATCGACCGCGGTGCCTCGGTCGCCGCCGAGGAGTTCATCGAGGGCCACGAGGGCTTCTACGACACGATCTCGATCGGCGGCCGCGTCGTGCACGAGTTCATCTCGCACTACTACCCGAACGTCCTCGAGGCGATGCGTACCCGCTGGATCTCGCCCCAGATCGTCACTACGAATCGCGTCGACGCGCCGGGCTACAACGACCTGCGCCGGATGGGGCAGAAGGTCATCGAGGCGCTGGGCATCACCACCTCACCCACCCACATGGAGTGGTTCTTCGGCCCCAAGGGGCTCAAGTTCTCCGAGATCGGCTGCCGCCCGCCGGGAGTCGGCGTCTGGGATCTCTACGCCGCGGCGAACGACTTCGACATCTACCGCGAGTGGGCGATGGCCGTCGTCCACGGCCGCCCGGGCCAGCAGACCTCGCGCCGCTACTCCGCCGGCATGATTGCCCTGCGCCCCAACCGCGACGGCCGGATCTCCGGTTACGAGGGCCTCGAGCAGGTCTACCAGGCCTACGGCGACTGGATCATCGACTCACACATGCCGCCGCCGGGCTCCCCG